Proteins found in one Triticum aestivum cultivar Chinese Spring chromosome 4D, IWGSC CS RefSeq v2.1, whole genome shotgun sequence genomic segment:
- the LOC123100111 gene encoding uncharacterized protein, whose translation MISSCMSFTLPLNQLVVSVKAATCGAKVVGPLSKTWVLVDDVPVGLRTAEFMMAFGTLIGKPVEVDSESLGKVGPVHLSIWCVDPVCVHGAVDVFPSSEGVRLRVRVKGVDAFQAPSPPPPSNSADPDDKQGDGLAGGQNPSGGTDPCFTQSEWDGLEPEEQELFKANAPVDEAQKDAGANQAMDKAPLGNPASKGTPISGVCSNLPARPQSPSFSGIEDLPVSPPRSTGPASKKKKKTSVRKFSAKSRASSGSKQSMTGLVPCLDKDLGAASGSGQGPASPVLRSPMLRSPASTAHKGRRVRESGESVAARAERRAAARDLPASAVEIID comes from the exons atgatttcttcgtgtatgaGCTTCACTTTACCTCTCAACCAGCTGGTTGTCTCAGTTAAGGCGGCCACATGTGGTGCGAAGGTGGTTGGTCCTCTGTCCAAGACGTGGGTGCTAGTAGATGATGTGCCAGTGGGTTTGCGAACGGCTGAGTTCATGATGGCGTTTGGGACTCTCATTGGCAAGCCTGTGGAAGTTGATTCTGAATCTTTGGGTAAGGTTGGCCCGGTGCACCTCAGTATTTGGTGCGTTGATCCTGTCTGTGTGCATGGTGCTGTGGATGTGTTCCCGTCTTCTGAGGGTGTTCGACTGCGGGTTCGGGTCAAAGGTGTTGATGCTTTCCAGGCTCCATCTCCGCCTCCTCCTTCCAACTCGGCTGATCCTGATGATAAGCAGGGAGATGGTTTGGCTGGTGGGCAGAACCCAAGTGGAGGTACCGACCCTTGTTTCACCCAGTCTGAATGGGATGGACTGGAGCCTGAAGAGCAGGAATTGTTTAAGGCCAATGCCCCGGTTGATGAAGCTCAGAAGGATGCAGGTGCCAATCAGGCGATGGACAAGGCCCCCCTTGGGAATCCTGCTAGCAAAGGCACACCGATCTCTGGTGTTTGCTCCAACCTTCCTGCTCGACCGCAATCACCTTCATTTTCTGGGATTGAAGATCTACCTGTGTCTCCTCCTCGCTCCACTGGACCTgcatctaagaagaagaagaaaacctcCGTCAGAAAGTTCTCAGCTAAGAGCAGGGCCTCTTCTGGTTCCAAGCAATCCATGACGGGCCTGGTTCCTTGTCTGGACAAGGATCTGGGGGCTGCTTCGGGTTCCGGCCAGGGTCCGGCCTCGCCAGTTCTGCGCTCTCCGATGCTGCGGTCGCCCGCGTCCACGGCGCACAAGGGGCGTCGCGTGCGTGAATCTGGCGAGTCGGTGGCGGCGCGGGCTGAAAGGCGGGCTGCGGCCAGGGATCTTCCTGCTTCAG CAGTGGAAATCATTGACTAA